In Coregonus clupeaformis isolate EN_2021a chromosome 7, ASM2061545v1, whole genome shotgun sequence, one genomic interval encodes:
- the LOC121570589 gene encoding modulator of macroautophagy TMEM150B-like, producing the protein MWLWALLPICLAVFGTVGIWVVFGIAVSNETVNITVRFPYISECGTYDPQSCIFSQVCNICAVLILWIVVIRFQQVRDYGQNSKVNFASIVLGFISSLGISILSSFRQSVLFGIHVFGAFLAFFVGLAYFWLQVWLTYKVQPSKDRRWVGPLRAALCSICTILVITMAIGLLFDTGYSSMASISEWALVMCFFVLFGVFASEFRHINCHQLTVQNQGLSKTQSINSGGIIMNNRTANRRVM; encoded by the exons ATGTGGCTCTGGGCGCTGCTTCCAATCTGCTTGGCGGTGTTTGGCACTGTGGGAATATGGGTGGT GTTTGGTATCGCTGTTTCAAATGAGACTGTTAATATCACAGTGAGATTCCCCTACATCAG TGAATGCGGCACCTATGATCCACAGAGCTGTATCTTTTCCCAGGTCTGCAACATCTGTGCTGTCTTGA tcctgTGGATCGTGGTGATCCGGTTTCAGCAGGTCAGGGACTATGGTCAGAACAGCAAGGTGAACTTCGCCAGCATTGTACTGGGCTTCATCTCGTCTCTGGGCATCTCCATCCTCAGCAGCTTCCGG CAATCTGTGTTGTTTGGCATCCATGTGTTTGGGGCTTTTCTGGCCTTCTTTGTGGGCCTGGCCTACTTCTGGTTGCAGGTGTGGCTCACCTATAAAGTCCAGCCCTCTAAAGACCGTCGTTGGGTGGGGCCTCTCAGAGCTGCCCTCTGTAGCATCTGCACCATCTTGGTCATCACAA TGGCCATAGGTCTACTCTTTGATACTGGCTACAGCTCAATGGCGTCCATTTCTGAGTGGGCTCTGGTCATGTGCTTCTTTGTCCTATTTGGTGTCTTTGCATCCGAGTTCCGTCACATCAACTGTCACCAGCTCACCGTGCAGAACCAAGGCCTCAGCAAGACCCAGAGCATCAACAGCGGTGGGATCATAATGAACAATAGAACAGCCAACAGAAGAGTAATGTAA